A genomic window from Caldicellulosiruptor kronotskyensis 2002 includes:
- a CDS encoding glycoside hydrolase family 3 N-terminal domain-containing protein, translating into MSIEKKVQELLQKMTVEEKVYQLTSVLVQDILENDKFSPEKAKRLIPHGIGQITRVAGASNLSPDEAAKTANEIQKFLVENTRLGIPAMIHEESCSGFMAKGATVFPQSIGVACTFDNEIVEELAKVIKTQMKAVGAHQALAPLIDVARDARWGRVEETFGEDPYLVANMAVSYVKGIQGDDIKDGIVATGKHFVGYAMSEGGMNWAPVHIPERELREVYLYPFEVAVKVAGLKSIMPAYHEIDGIPCHANRKLLTDIARGEWGFDGIFVSDYAGVRNILDYHKAVKTYAEAAYISLWAGLDIELPKIECFTEEFIKALKEGKFDMAVVDAAVKRVLEMKFRLGLFDNPYIKTEGILELFDNKEQRELSRKVAQESMVLLKNDNFLPLSNDVKKIAVIGPNADSVRNLLGDYSYPAHIATLEMFFIKEDKGVGNEEEFVRKVINIKSILEAIKDRVQNKAEVVYAKGCDVNNQDESGFEEAKKAAQGADVVILVVGDKAGLRLDCTSGESRDRASLKLPGVQEKLIEEVSKVNENIVVVLVNGRPVALEGIWQKAKAILEAWFPGEEGAEAVADVLFGDYNPGGKLAISFPRDVGQVPVYYGHKPSGGKSCWHGDYVEMSTKPFLPFGYGLSYTTFEYKNFAIEKEKISMDESIKISVEVENTGKYAGDEIVQLYTRKEEFLVTRPVKELKAYKRVHLKPGEKKKVVFEIFPDQFAYYDYDMNRVISPGTVEVMVGASSEDIKFTGTFEIVGEKKDAKEIKNYLSRAWCE; encoded by the coding sequence GTGTCAATTGAAAAGAAGGTACAAGAACTTTTACAGAAGATGACAGTTGAGGAGAAGGTGTATCAGCTCACAAGCGTGCTTGTTCAGGACATCTTGGAAAATGATAAGTTTTCACCTGAAAAAGCTAAAAGGCTTATACCACACGGAATTGGTCAAATAACAAGAGTTGCAGGTGCAAGCAACTTGAGCCCTGATGAAGCAGCAAAAACTGCAAATGAGATCCAAAAGTTTCTGGTTGAAAACACACGCCTTGGAATTCCTGCAATGATTCATGAAGAGTCTTGCTCAGGTTTTATGGCAAAGGGTGCAACAGTATTTCCACAGAGCATAGGTGTTGCATGCACATTTGACAATGAGATTGTTGAAGAACTTGCAAAAGTAATAAAAACTCAGATGAAAGCGGTAGGTGCACATCAAGCTTTAGCACCGCTTATTGACGTTGCGCGGGATGCGCGTTGGGGAAGGGTTGAAGAGACGTTTGGAGAAGACCCTTATCTTGTTGCAAATATGGCTGTGAGCTATGTAAAAGGTATCCAAGGTGATGACATAAAAGACGGCATAGTTGCAACAGGTAAGCACTTTGTTGGGTATGCAATGTCAGAAGGCGGAATGAACTGGGCGCCTGTCCACATTCCTGAAAGAGAACTCAGAGAAGTGTATCTTTATCCGTTTGAGGTTGCAGTAAAGGTTGCGGGGCTAAAATCTATCATGCCAGCTTATCATGAGATTGACGGAATCCCTTGCCATGCAAATAGAAAGCTTTTAACAGACATTGCAAGGGGCGAATGGGGATTTGACGGAATTTTTGTTTCAGACTATGCAGGTGTAAGAAATATCCTTGACTATCACAAGGCAGTAAAAACATATGCAGAGGCAGCATACATTTCACTTTGGGCAGGGCTTGACATTGAACTGCCGAAAATAGAATGTTTCACAGAAGAGTTTATAAAAGCATTAAAAGAAGGAAAGTTTGACATGGCGGTTGTTGATGCCGCTGTAAAGAGAGTATTAGAGATGAAGTTCAGGCTTGGTCTTTTTGACAACCCATATATCAAAACCGAAGGTATTTTGGAGCTTTTTGACAACAAAGAACAAAGAGAGCTTTCAAGAAAAGTCGCACAAGAGTCCATGGTACTTTTGAAGAATGACAATTTCCTGCCACTTTCAAATGATGTAAAGAAGATTGCAGTGATTGGACCAAACGCAGACTCTGTGAGAAACCTCTTGGGTGACTATTCGTATCCAGCACACATAGCAACACTTGAGATGTTCTTCATAAAGGAAGACAAAGGTGTTGGCAATGAAGAAGAGTTTGTAAGAAAAGTAATCAATATAAAATCCATCTTAGAGGCTATAAAAGACAGAGTTCAAAACAAAGCTGAGGTTGTATATGCAAAAGGCTGTGATGTTAATAATCAAGATGAATCTGGTTTTGAAGAAGCAAAAAAGGCAGCACAGGGTGCAGATGTAGTCATTTTGGTTGTTGGTGACAAGGCAGGTTTGAGGCTTGATTGCACATCAGGTGAGTCAAGAGATAGGGCAAGCTTAAAACTTCCTGGAGTGCAGGAAAAGCTCATTGAAGAGGTTTCAAAGGTAAATGAGAATATTGTAGTTGTGCTTGTAAATGGAAGACCTGTTGCGCTAGAAGGCATCTGGCAAAAAGCAAAGGCTATTTTAGAAGCTTGGTTCCCAGGCGAAGAAGGAGCAGAAGCTGTGGCAGATGTTCTTTTCGGTGACTACAACCCTGGCGGCAAGCTTGCAATATCCTTCCCAAGGGATGTAGGACAGGTTCCGGTTTATTACGGGCACAAACCGTCTGGTGGAAAGTCTTGCTGGCATGGGGACTATGTTGAGATGTCAACAAAGCCTTTCCTGCCGTTTGGCTATGGACTTTCATACACCACTTTTGAGTACAAAAACTTTGCAATTGAAAAAGAAAAGATTTCCATGGATGAGAGCATTAAAATCTCAGTTGAGGTTGAGAACACAGGCAAGTACGCAGGCGATGAAATAGTTCAGCTTTACACAAGAAAAGAAGAGTTCTTGGTAACCCGCCCTGTAAAAGAGCTCAAAGCTTACAAGAGAGTACACTTAAAGCCTGGTGAAAAGAAGAAGGTTGTATTTGAAATCTTCCCCGACCAATTTGCGTACTATGATTATGATATGAATAGGGTAATTTCACCTGGCACTGTTGAGGTCATGGTAGGAGCATCTTCAGAAGACATAAAGTTTACAGGGACATTTGAGATTGTGGGCGAAAAGAAGGATGCAAAAGAAATCAAAAATTATCTTAGTCGTGCATGGTGTGAATAA
- a CDS encoding IS1182 family transposase, whose protein sequence is MPIDPESFIPQTHLVRIIDKIIDKIDTSHIVQKYKGGGTSSYHPLMLLKVLIYAYIQGIYSSRKIAKALEENITFMWLSKLQTPDFRTINRFRKEIIFDCIEGIFAEVIELLVKLWYVNFEYYYLDRTKIEANASKYTIVWTKSTRTYKKKLREKVKNIFDEIERINEEEDRTLGELDVGLEADYDSKELEQKVEKLTQKLAKASFENKRKERRVKKLVKLRLKKYESYEQILNGRNSFSKTDNDATYIEDEGRPYEKWELKAGYNVQIGTQNQFVIGFSIHQSSTDTVCLKEHLELVEKIIRHKPKNIVANSDYGSEENYLYLKKCGINSYIKYNTFDLEQTRRFKKDIFKVKNWEYIPEEDIYICPAGKRIKYLYSKVSTNERGFVSYEKVYQCEEICNGCKYRDRCYNGKRWKKRFSVRLRIEKLKEEVRQRLLSEEGKKIYRKRKIEVETVFGIIKNNKGFRRFLLRGLKGVKLK, encoded by the coding sequence ATGCCAATCGACCCTGAATCCTTTATCCCTCAAACTCATCTGGTAAGAATAATCGATAAAATTATTGATAAAATAGATACATCTCACATAGTACAAAAATACAAAGGTGGCGGAACTTCTAGTTACCATCCTTTGATGCTTTTAAAAGTCCTTATCTATGCCTACATACAGGGGATATACTCTTCAAGAAAAATAGCAAAAGCACTTGAGGAAAACATAACCTTTATGTGGCTTTCAAAACTTCAGACTCCTGATTTTAGAACTATCAATAGATTCAGAAAAGAAATAATATTTGATTGCATTGAAGGGATTTTTGCGGAAGTTATTGAACTTCTTGTAAAGCTATGGTATGTAAACTTTGAGTATTATTATCTTGACAGGACAAAGATTGAAGCAAATGCGAGCAAGTATACGATTGTATGGACAAAAAGTACAAGAACATACAAAAAGAAATTAAGAGAAAAAGTAAAAAACATCTTTGATGAGATAGAAAGGATAAACGAGGAAGAAGATAGAACTCTTGGTGAGCTGGATGTTGGTTTAGAAGCTGATTATGATAGCAAAGAGCTTGAACAGAAAGTTGAAAAGCTTACCCAAAAACTAGCAAAAGCTAGTTTTGAGAACAAAAGAAAAGAAAGGAGAGTAAAAAAACTTGTAAAATTAAGACTCAAGAAATATGAGTCTTATGAGCAGATTTTAAATGGTAGAAATAGTTTTTCAAAAACAGACAATGATGCCACTTATATAGAGGATGAAGGAAGACCATATGAAAAATGGGAATTAAAAGCCGGGTATAATGTACAAATTGGCACACAAAACCAATTTGTAATAGGTTTTAGCATCCACCAAAGTTCCACAGATACTGTCTGCTTAAAAGAACATCTTGAGCTTGTAGAAAAGATAATACGCCACAAGCCCAAAAATATTGTAGCAAACAGTGACTATGGTTCGGAAGAAAACTACCTTTATCTGAAAAAATGTGGCATCAATAGCTACATCAAGTATAACACATTTGACCTGGAACAGACAAGGAGATTTAAGAAAGATATTTTCAAGGTAAAGAACTGGGAATATATACCAGAAGAAGATATATACATTTGTCCTGCAGGTAAGAGAATTAAATATTTGTATTCGAAGGTAAGTACAAATGAGAGAGGATTTGTAAGCTATGAAAAGGTATATCAATGTGAAGAGATTTGTAATGGTTGTAAATACAGGGATAGATGTTACAATGGTAAGAGATGGAAGAAGAGATTCAGCGTAAGACTGAGGATAGAGAAATTGAAGGAAGAGGTAAGGCAAAGGTTATTGAGCGAAGAGGGCAAAAAGATTTACAGGAAGAGAAAGATAGAAGTTGAGACGGTATTTGGCATTATTAAAAACAATAAAGGATTTAGAAGATTCCTGCTCAGGGGATTAAAAGGAGTAAAGCTAAAGTAG
- a CDS encoding radical SAM/SPASM domain-containing protein codes for MEVFKISENSLIYFVDDIPFIGNFELGSVIAFNEEGYNFLKRILKKDTISFDEFTQEEKNWFSTLLECEILKSLNSSSTLITNNEIDAIYLHFTNNCNIYCKGCYSFNKYRNKEDFDLSVDVFVDSIKQLKNYGLKRVIISGGEPTLRDDLEVLLREIKNISIEYVCLITNGIYFPEKLINVVKECVNEVSVSIDGYNENISYIRPAWIYNRVIDTIRVLKENEINVSMIVTLHRQNVGVMNEYKLLSEKLGVPFSYSILVCNNNNRDECKEFEFDDNSLYKIKWDQDIENTKIENFEFETRLSCEAGKRLLSIAANGDVYPCHMLHDEFFKFGNIKDMAIPEILMSASRLLFKFITVDFIKECNACKFRYLCGGGCRANAFYKNSDVLSKDPYCSMYYNFYNTILSLLRQQNLEHANTSKEELNEEQAT; via the coding sequence ATGGAGGTTTTTAAAATCTCAGAAAATTCACTTATATACTTTGTTGATGATATACCCTTTATAGGTAATTTTGAATTAGGTAGTGTAATAGCATTTAATGAAGAGGGCTATAATTTTTTAAAAAGAATTTTAAAAAAGGATACCATAAGTTTTGATGAATTTACCCAGGAGGAGAAAAATTGGTTTTCTACTTTGTTGGAATGTGAGATTCTCAAAAGTCTTAATAGTAGTTCAACCCTTATCACAAACAATGAAATAGATGCTATATATCTGCATTTTACAAATAATTGCAATATATATTGCAAAGGGTGTTATTCATTTAATAAGTACAGAAACAAAGAAGATTTTGATCTATCTGTAGATGTTTTTGTAGATAGCATTAAACAATTAAAAAACTATGGCCTTAAGAGAGTTATTATATCTGGAGGAGAACCTACATTAAGGGATGATTTAGAAGTTTTGCTAAGAGAAATAAAGAATATATCAATTGAATACGTTTGTTTAATTACAAATGGCATTTATTTTCCGGAAAAACTGATTAATGTTGTTAAAGAGTGTGTGAATGAAGTCTCAGTTTCGATTGATGGATACAATGAAAATATAAGTTATATTAGACCAGCATGGATATATAACAGAGTGATCGACACAATAAGAGTATTAAAAGAAAATGAAATTAATGTAAGTATGATTGTAACATTACATAGACAAAATGTTGGGGTCATGAATGAGTATAAATTATTAAGCGAAAAATTAGGTGTTCCTTTTAGTTATAGCATTCTTGTTTGTAATAACAATAATAGAGATGAATGTAAGGAATTTGAATTTGATGATAATTCATTATATAAAATCAAATGGGATCAAGATATTGAAAATACAAAAATAGAAAATTTCGAATTTGAAACTAGATTAAGCTGTGAAGCAGGTAAAAGGTTGTTGAGTATTGCTGCAAACGGAGATGTGTATCCATGTCATATGCTTCACGACGAATTTTTTAAGTTTGGGAATATAAAAGATATGGCAATACCGGAGATTCTTATGTCCGCCAGCAGGTTATTGTTTAAATTTATTACTGTTGACTTTATTAAAGAATGCAATGCTTGTAAGTTTAGGTACTTATGTGGAGGAGGATGTCGTGCAAATGCTTTCTATAAAAATAGTGATGTATTAAGTAAAGATCCATATTGCTCAATGTATTACAATTTTTACAATACAATACTCAGTTTACTAAGACAACAAAATTTAGAGCACGCGAATACTTCAAAGGAGGAATTAAATGAAGAACAAGCTACCTGA
- a CDS encoding CPBP family intramembrane glutamic endopeptidase gives MKNKLPDVKKVRQLYPIYLHLYIEICGLIFIPFVLYIGWLMILTIVASKPFTEEMNYSSLKDLMFQYSIPFSIFFGIFPMFYVLFFKRLKLKEINVLPNKNKWYIFSVVLLIIMSACVILYVKQKLSTELFLILIIHNFFVAFTEELLARGIILSLLLKSMRPIASIILNGIIFAFVFHSAADFTINLLLRLPLGILLAFLSYWTRSIHPSILLHWMYNVGVEFL, from the coding sequence ATGAAGAACAAGCTACCTGATGTAAAAAAAGTTAGGCAACTATATCCAATATATCTTCATTTATACATTGAAATATGTGGTCTTATATTTATACCGTTTGTACTTTATATAGGTTGGCTAATGATACTAACCATAGTTGCCAGTAAACCATTTACAGAGGAAATGAATTATTCAAGTTTAAAGGATTTAATGTTTCAATATTCAATCCCATTCTCTATATTTTTTGGTATATTTCCTATGTTTTATGTGCTTTTTTTTAAAAGGTTAAAACTTAAAGAGATAAATGTATTACCAAACAAAAACAAGTGGTATATTTTTTCAGTTGTATTGTTAATAATAATGTCCGCATGTGTAATACTATACGTTAAACAAAAACTGTCTACTGAACTATTCTTAATTTTAATTATACACAATTTTTTTGTAGCATTTACCGAAGAGTTGTTAGCAAGAGGCATAATTCTTTCGCTATTATTAAAATCAATGAGGCCGATTGCAAGTATTATACTAAATGGAATAATATTTGCTTTTGTTTTTCACAGCGCAGCAGACTTTACTATTAATTTATTATTAAGACTACCACTAGGGATACTTCTGGCATTTCTTTCATATTGGACAAGAAGCATACATCCGTCAATATTACTTCATTGGATGTATAATGTTGGAGTAGAGTTTTTATAA
- a CDS encoding ABC transporter ATP-binding protein, which yields MKQDMMWLISKLKRFWKLGLLCIICQILYIALIEIAPIVSMILIEALIHKFQSRVIYRSLIFFTLVWILQPIMWYTVSVLTINLSENIKESLRNSCFESFISSSTINFIQNNSMGTMVTRISEDVEEIGNFTQNLILNFTKNLLIATISMIVMLSIAPLLTVIFFIVFGILSLFILKKSNQLSGLQNDLQQVIDRMNTFLPNIIRNIIPIKVCNAQSLINEQFQITNKEIKMKTIKLLKNLTLMSMYAATVAVLVIVIIYAGGSIYILSGKGTVGILVALTMYFQNFVGAVNELFDGGIELRRISPLIMRLNELLNDKNTANSEIRMFDEELNTSILLNCDKYNLQVKDVWFKYNDSDYILKGVNLYAEEDTVVAIIGESGAGKTTLLKLLLGIYLPEHGEITLCGNNINQISNNKLWKLVSYIPQEVDLIYGLSIKENITLEKAIELKREVVELCQWLKIEKKILSLPLGYDTLYTEEVNFSGGEKQRIVIARELLKGAKIFIFDEPTAWLDEENEKRFFEIIQELKKGRIIIMVSHKKITLEYADIVYVLENGVLKPTIPVNKNL from the coding sequence TTGAAACAAGACATGATGTGGTTAATTAGCAAACTAAAAAGATTTTGGAAATTAGGTTTACTTTGCATTATATGTCAAATACTTTATATTGCATTAATAGAAATAGCTCCAATTGTTTCAATGATTTTAATAGAAGCTTTAATACATAAGTTTCAAAGTCGGGTTATTTATAGGAGTTTAATTTTTTTCACATTGGTATGGATATTGCAACCAATTATGTGGTATACGGTAAGTGTTTTAACTATTAATTTAAGTGAAAATATAAAGGAAAGTTTAAGAAATAGTTGCTTTGAAAGTTTTATTTCTTCATCAACGATTAATTTTATTCAAAATAATTCAATGGGTACAATGGTAACTAGAATATCTGAAGATGTAGAAGAAATTGGAAATTTTACACAAAATTTAATTTTAAATTTTACAAAAAATTTACTTATAGCAACTATCTCAATGATAGTTATGTTATCAATAGCACCGTTACTTACTGTAATATTTTTTATAGTATTTGGAATTTTATCTTTATTTATTTTAAAAAAATCAAACCAACTTAGTGGTCTGCAAAATGATCTTCAGCAAGTCATTGATAGAATGAATACATTTTTACCAAACATAATAAGAAATATTATCCCAATAAAAGTGTGTAATGCACAGTCTCTTATAAATGAACAATTTCAAATTACAAACAAAGAAATAAAAATGAAAACAATAAAATTGCTAAAAAATTTGACATTAATGAGTATGTATGCAGCAACTGTTGCTGTGTTGGTAATTGTTATAATTTATGCTGGGGGTTCAATTTATATCCTTAGTGGAAAAGGGACTGTTGGAATATTAGTTGCACTGACAATGTATTTTCAGAATTTTGTTGGTGCAGTAAATGAATTATTTGATGGTGGTATTGAACTAAGAAGGATATCGCCGCTGATAATGAGGTTGAATGAACTTTTAAATGACAAAAATACTGCAAATTCTGAAATTAGAATGTTTGATGAAGAGCTTAATACATCGATATTATTGAACTGTGATAAATACAATTTACAGGTAAAAGATGTATGGTTTAAATATAATGATTCTGATTACATTTTAAAAGGTGTCAATTTGTATGCTGAAGAAGACACAGTTGTTGCCATAATAGGAGAGTCTGGTGCAGGTAAAACAACATTGTTGAAACTTTTATTGGGGATTTACCTACCAGAACATGGAGAGATAACTTTATGTGGCAACAATATAAATCAGATTAGCAATAATAAATTATGGAAGCTTGTTAGTTATATACCTCAGGAGGTAGACTTGATTTACGGCCTTTCAATTAAGGAGAACATTACATTAGAGAAGGCAATTGAACTAAAACGTGAAGTAGTAGAGTTGTGTCAATGGTTAAAAATAGAAAAAAAAATACTTAGCTTGCCTTTAGGATATGATACCTTGTATACAGAAGAGGTAAATTTTTCAGGTGGCGAAAAACAACGAATTGTCATTGCACGGGAATTATTAAAAGGAGCGAAAATATTTATATTCGATGAGCCCACCGCCTGGCTGGACGAAGAGAATGAAAAAAGATTTTTTGAAATAATTCAAGAATTAAAAAAGGGGAGAATAATTATAATGGTTAGTCATAAGAAAATAACATTGGAGTATGCAGATATAGTTTATGTTTTAGAAAACGGAGTTTTAAAACCAACCATACCGGTAAATAAAAATTTGTAA
- a CDS encoding HlyD family efflux transporter periplasmic adaptor subunit: MRIKKGMSLFVFLIVCVVTLMVVYVFTNSIKKQQQAEKIQNKNVIKVVKKDLYEEITLRGIVTSEEKPIFSSTTAKVKSVFIRDGDYIKKGDLIAFMDDTSVRLELKKKEREKQSLYRDLENLYARLGECSVYSPFEGQVAEIYVKERDIISKGSPICKVVKTDVVYLTVAFPRWLFNNINQGDPIEVVVPEYGQEIKGYIRAKSSIFYTDENGFPAFDVEVILKEKGIPVKVKAYCIFRYNGQKVRSLNEGIITPEEDIIKSPTDGVVKNIYISKFSLLNKNQLIVELSNDEILEQIKNKKAQIEQITEEINEYRKKLSMFVIKAPLEGIVSDINIVEGKLLNEGEKIFVIWNPSNLIFESKISELELDRIKKGQKVTLQFKIPGRIGVNETVNGTVKLIGSRPLEESLDANISFYSIKIGFKSNRIKRGMHATAQMKVFLKQNALCVPVEALREENGKYYVWVKQQKPKNISENTGKDKIIDEFGSKESYYEGAEKREVVIGESNKWYAEILSGLKEGEEVVLPRIYEEVK, from the coding sequence ATGAGAATAAAAAAGGGTATGTCCTTATTTGTGTTTTTAATTGTATGTGTTGTTACATTAATGGTGGTATATGTATTTACTAATAGCATAAAGAAGCAGCAGCAGGCTGAAAAAATACAAAATAAAAATGTTATAAAAGTTGTCAAAAAGGATCTGTATGAAGAAATAACATTGAGAGGCATTGTTACTTCTGAAGAAAAACCAATATTTTCTTCTACAACTGCGAAAGTCAAGAGTGTATTTATCAGAGATGGTGATTATATTAAAAAGGGCGATTTAATTGCATTTATGGATGATACAAGTGTAAGACTTGAGCTGAAAAAGAAAGAAAGAGAAAAACAAAGTTTGTACAGAGATTTAGAAAATTTGTACGCAAGGCTTGGAGAATGTTCAGTGTATTCGCCGTTTGAAGGGCAAGTTGCAGAAATATATGTAAAAGAAAGAGATATAATCTCAAAGGGGAGTCCAATTTGTAAAGTTGTCAAAACAGATGTGGTATACCTTACGGTAGCATTTCCCAGATGGCTTTTTAATAACATAAACCAAGGGGATCCAATCGAGGTAGTGGTGCCTGAGTATGGGCAAGAAATAAAAGGATATATAAGAGCAAAAAGTTCTATATTTTATACAGACGAAAATGGATTTCCAGCATTTGATGTGGAAGTAATTTTAAAAGAAAAAGGTATACCTGTAAAAGTAAAAGCGTATTGCATATTTAGATATAACGGGCAAAAAGTGAGGAGTTTGAACGAAGGTATAATCACACCAGAAGAAGATATTATAAAGTCACCAACAGATGGTGTTGTGAAAAATATATATATATCAAAATTTTCACTATTAAATAAAAACCAATTAATAGTTGAATTATCAAATGATGAGATTTTAGAACAAATTAAAAACAAGAAAGCACAGATTGAACAGATTACAGAAGAAATAAACGAATATAGAAAAAAGCTTAGCATGTTTGTGATAAAAGCTCCATTGGAGGGTATTGTAAGTGATATTAACATTGTCGAGGGCAAATTATTAAATGAAGGTGAAAAGATTTTTGTAATTTGGAATCCTAGCAATTTGATATTTGAATCAAAAATATCAGAACTTGAACTTGATAGGATTAAAAAAGGTCAGAAAGTAACGCTGCAATTTAAAATTCCTGGCAGAATTGGAGTTAACGAGACAGTTAATGGCACAGTAAAATTGATTGGTTCACGACCACTTGAAGAGAGCTTGGATGCCAATATAAGCTTCTACTCAATTAAAATTGGATTCAAAAGCAATAGAATTAAAAGAGGAATGCATGCCACAGCACAGATGAAAGTATTTTTAAAACAAAACGCACTCTGTGTCCCTGTGGAAGCTTTAAGAGAAGAAAATGGTAAATACTATGTATGGGTAAAACAACAAAAGCCAAAAAATATTTCTGAAAATACTGGAAAAGATAAAATTATTGATGAATTTGGTTCAAAGGAAAGTTATTATGAAGGTGCTGAAAAGAGAGAGGTTGTTATAGGTGAAAGCAACAAATGGTATGCTGAGATTTTAAGTGGGTTAAAAGAAGGTGAAGAAGTAGTATTACCACGGATTTATGAAGAAGTAAAATAG
- a CDS encoding ABC transporter permease, which yields MKYAKFFEAFKIAAKSLIHNKTRTFLSILGVIIGTCAIIVSVGLVQSVSISVSKQLEESGLDSLILVLNYDIDMSEMYSYLNSKQNLVVGITPKKTYYTEVLSYDGKKYKCEVLLLKPSSYILENLKLVEGRFLSGLDEEKLNKVAIVFKDQAEKLFNNKEEVLFKKLLIGGEEFEVIGTVTKQKRMTDVSIGTSYYDINIIIPYKVGESLFNLEKSSQMFFIKSINSKYNSNIKKLLEEYLRNNGLNKEDYSIIDGREFVQSITTISYLLSGLLSGVASVSLIVSGIGIMNIILVSVTERTKEIGIRKAVGAKSSDIRLQFLIESFLISTLGCFVGIAFGLIIVYGVIPEVMMVEAHISPIWIIISMAICYLIGLFASWAPAERAARLDPIIALRYE from the coding sequence ATGAAATATGCTAAGTTTTTTGAGGCTTTTAAAATTGCTGCAAAGTCTTTAATTCACAACAAGACAAGAACATTTTTGAGTATACTTGGGGTAATAATTGGCACATGCGCAATAATAGTTTCAGTTGGACTTGTTCAGTCGGTTAGTATCAGCGTTTCAAAACAATTAGAGGAAAGTGGACTTGATAGTTTGATATTAGTTTTAAATTATGACATTGATATGAGTGAAATGTACAGTTACCTTAACAGCAAACAGAATTTAGTAGTTGGAATAACTCCAAAGAAAACTTATTACACAGAGGTATTATCGTATGATGGAAAAAAGTATAAATGTGAAGTACTTCTTTTAAAACCCTCTTCATATATTCTTGAAAATTTAAAATTGGTGGAAGGAAGGTTTTTGAGTGGTTTGGATGAAGAGAAGCTAAATAAGGTTGCAATTGTTTTTAAAGATCAAGCAGAAAAGTTATTTAATAACAAAGAAGAAGTGCTTTTTAAGAAACTGCTAATTGGAGGGGAAGAATTTGAAGTTATTGGGACTGTTACAAAACAGAAGCGAATGACAGATGTATCAATAGGCACATCATATTATGATATTAACATTATTATTCCTTACAAAGTTGGTGAAAGCCTATTTAATCTTGAAAAGAGCTCCCAGATGTTTTTTATAAAGAGTATAAACTCGAAGTATAATTCTAATATAAAGAAATTGTTAGAAGAATATTTACGTAATAATGGTTTAAATAAAGAAGATTATAGTATTATTGACGGTAGAGAATTTGTTCAATCAATAACAACAATTTCATATCTGCTAAGTGGACTTTTAAGTGGTGTTGCATCTGTATCTTTGATAGTGAGTGGAATAGGCATTATGAACATTATTTTGGTATCTGTGACCGAGAGGACAAAAGAAATAGGAATTAGAAAAGCTGTTGGTGCAAAGAGTAGTGATATAAGACTTCAATTTTTAATTGAGTCATTCTTGATATCTACTCTTGGATGTTTTGTGGGAATTGCTTTTGGATTGATAATAGTCTATGGAGTCATACCAGAAGTGATGATGGTAGAAGCCCATATTTCACCCATTTGGATAATAATCTCAATGGCAATATGCTATCTTATAGGTTTGTTTGCGAGCTGGGCACCGGCAGAGAGAGCAGCAAGACTTGACCCTATTATTGCTCTCAGGTATGAGTAA